From the Homo sapiens chromosome 1, GRCh38.p14 Primary Assembly genome, one window contains:
- the DUSP23 gene encoding dual specificity protein phosphatase 23, whose product MGVQPPNFSWVLPGRLAGLALPRLPAHYQFLLDLGVRHLVSLTERGPPHSDSCPGLTLHRLRIPDFCPPAPDQIDRFVQIVDEANARGEAVGVHCALGFGRTGTMLACYLVKERGLAAGDAIAEIRRLRPGSIETYEQEKAVFQFYQRTK is encoded by the exons ATGGGCGTGCAGCCCCCCAACTTCTCCTGGGTGCTTCCGGGCCGGCTGGCGGGACTGGCGCTGCCGCGGCTCCCCGCCCACTACCAGTTCCTGTTGGACCTGGGCGTGCGGCACCTGGTGTCCCTGACGGAGCGCGGGCCCCCTCACAGCGACAGCTGCCCCGGCCTCACCCTGCACCGCCTGCGCATCCCCGACTTCTGCCCGCCGGCCCCCGACCAGATCGACCGCTTCGTGCAGATCGTGGACGAGGCCAACGCACGGGGAGAG GCTGTGGGAGTGCACTGTGCTCTGGGCTTTGGCCGCACTGGCACCATGCTGGCCTGTTACCTGGTGAAGGAGCGGGGCTTGGCTGCAGGAGATGCCATTGCTGAAATCCGACGACTACGACCCGGCTCCATCGAGACCTATGAGCAGGAGAAAGCAGTCTTCCAGTTCTACCAGCGAACGAAATAA